A segment of the Apium graveolens cultivar Ventura unplaced genomic scaffold, ASM990537v1 ctg4271, whole genome shotgun sequence genome:
AGATCCTCGATCCAAAATTTTTGAACACTCCAATAAGAACACGTTGAGTAGGATTTATGATCCGCACCTACCTTTAAGATTGATTATAGACGTCAGATGGAGGGGGGGAACTCACAAAACTACACTTAAGAGCCGTCAATTCATGTAGAAACTACTAAGCACATCATTAGCAACTTGTAACTGTTAAATCAAAACATAATTCCCCTGCCCCATATATAAAAACAGTTTCCCCCTCCCCATTTGTTCTTCAAACTTTTATATACATCCACTAGGAAGTGATAAAGAgaaaataaacctcaaaataTTTGAAGAAGAATTATAGCTAGGTAATTTATTAAGTGACCATTTCTCTTTATTTTTTTCCTCTATATGAAGTACAATTTAAATTTCTTCCCAGGAATTCTGATCTATCTAATTATATGTATGTCATATAGTATTCATCAAAGGTATTGATTGAAAAccattcttattttatttttagatGGCTCGTACCAAGCAAACTGCTCGTAAATCTATTGGAGGAAAGGTTCCTCGAAAGCCGCTCACACACAAGGTTACATCTTATTAAATGCCTATAATAGAATACATTATGATCTATCTTCTCCTAACTTGATATATCTTCTCCTAACATTTCTGTGTTTTGTTCTCCATCACAGGTTGCTCGTATGCGTGCTCCAACAACTGGTGCCTATAGGAAGCCACATAGATACCGCCCTGGAACAGTTGCCCTTCGGTATATTTATCAATTCATGTTATTTATTGAAACATCATTTCCTGGTTGTTGCCCAAGGCTAATCATACAGTAATTTCTTGTAGTGAGATCCGTAAGTATCAGAAGACTACTGAGCTTTTGATATTAAAACTTCCATTCCAGAGGCTTGTACGTGAAATTGCTCAAGGAATTAAGGTTAATTAGTTTTTAGTATATTTTTTCAAATAACTTTACCCAAGAGAAACCTTATCTTGTGTATGGCATGTGCCAAATTTATTTCTAATTTGCAATAGTGAATTTGTTGTTACAGAGTGATTTGTGTTTCCAGAGCCATGCAGTCCTGGCTCTACAGGAGGCATCGGAGGCCTACCTGGTAGGCCTATTCCATGATGCCAACTTGTGTTTAATTCATGCTAAGCGGGTGACAATAATGCCAAAGGACATTCAGCTGGCAAGGAGGATCCGCGAGAGTGTGCTTAAGCAGTTGATTCTGCCCGAGAGCAGTTTAATTAAAATAGTAGTTGTAATTGTAAGTTTGAGGATTGCTGATATATGTGGGAGTGATGAAGAAAAATTATATATGTTGAGTTAATCTTCAATGAGGAAGATACCTTTTTCTTTCGGTATTCACTAATATATAGGAAAGAAGATAATTCAAATAATGAGGAAATCCTAAATTATTAAAATGTAATAAGAAATGAAAAATAGTACATTTACCTTTAATTAGTTTACTTATTAAAATGAGAATCCAAACTAatgaaaatttagaaaaaaatgaGAATCCAAACTAATGAAATTTAGTGAAAAAAATTACTTTATTCAAATTTAATATATTTGTACCCTTATTCCTCAATTTCTATTCCTTGTTTGTATTACCTCATGAAAGATTGTTCTAGCCAGGAGATGCCACTCACACATTCCTCATTTTCCAATTTGCCCCTCTCACCATCTCTAAAAGCATGGGTCAATTTGACTTTTTTGATAGTCTTTGTTCATaacatttattattttaattcaaattttgttattttaattttgaaaattatgatatatagtttatttagtttgtgttttattaattttgatgATTATACATTTGATATTCAATGGATCAATACTAAACAAACTCTAGAATTCAGTATGATATATCTCCTAACTTTTCTATAATTGTAAGTTTGAGAATTGATGATTTATGTGGGAGTTatgaagaaaaaatatatatgttgAGTTAATCTTCAATGAGGACATGCTTTTTCTTTTTGGTATTCAATAATATTAGGAAAGAAGATAATTTATCACAATGAGGAAATCTGAAATTGTTAAAATGCATTATGAAattaaaaatagtatatttaccttaaataagtttgttttgataagagacacatgaaaaatgagaatccaaactaataattttttttaaaaaaaatcactTTATTCACATCTAATCAATATATTTGTCCTACCTATTCCTCCATTTTTATTCCTTAATGTAAGCTTGTTCTAGCTCCTCTGCTCCTACAGCCATGAGATTACCATTCATTTACTCCTCCTTTCTTTGGTCTGCCACTACATATTTTATTTTCCCATTTGCCCCTCTCCTTCCCGAGCATCTCTAATAAAAGCATGGTTCAAATCTGAAAACATAGGATGCCGATCTTGAAAACATGTTCTCTTTAGAATTTGGACAtgaactaaaatattttttgaacatttttttcaaattattattCCTTCAGATTTTATTTGGTGAAATATTGGGTTTTTAACCGAGTCTACTACTACAAGtcttttataaattaaaaatacaataatatttAGAGAAGAAATAAAGTAAAAATATTTTGGATCGTGAGTCTTAGTCACTAAACTAAAAtagtttaattttgaatttagCACAATATTGATGATGCAATCAAATGTCAATTTGTAAAGATTTGCTCACACACACTAACCACCTCAACAAAAGAAAAACTTGATATCACAGTTATTCAAGAGTAGGGCTACAATAAACAGAGTTATTATGAACAATACTGGAGATCGGCCCGTTTAAGTGAACTCAGTTCGTCTCGTCTCCTTAGTCAAAACGATCTTAAACATGAAAATGAGTTCGGATGAGTAAAAGAGTGAAGCCGAGCTTTTTTCTTTTAAACTAGTACTCGGCTCGTTAAAATCAAAATCGCTTGAACTCAGTCCGGTTTCGGTAATAATTTAGCTCGGAATCAGCTCGAACTCAGTTAAAATTCggttataataaattatttataatgatatatattacaaatgataaattattactaaaactaatatttataaatatattttctcatcgtttattaataatttaattattatggaAATGTCATTCATATTTCGAAATTTAACGCTTAATTTTTTCATAAGAGAACTATCAAACAttgtaatcatgatttatttgtcttcaattttttcataatttcatGAACATCATTAAATAACCTGTAATTTAGATACACCCGATTTTA
Coding sequences within it:
- the LOC141701644 gene encoding histone H3.3-like; its protein translation is MARTKQTARKSIGGKVPRKPLTHKVARMRAPTTGAYRKPHRYRPGTVALREIRKYQKTTELLILKLPFQRLVREIAQGIKVN